A single region of the Corallococcus silvisoli genome encodes:
- the infC gene encoding translation initiation factor IF-3 yields MIREQRNNSRGPNRDQRTNRRIRAREVRVVGSDGSQLGVMTIEAALERARSESLDLVEVSPMAKPPVCKIMDYGKFKYEEKKKASDAKRTQVVIQLKEVKLRPKTEEHDYEFKVRNTRRFIEEGNKAKVVIQFRGREITHKELGSAILDDVIKDLKDVAVAEQLPRMEGRQMFMILAPTAKVAQKAREQARQAAAAARKSPPPGAGKKPQAASGAPNADGANTAPVESDGASDADDTDSDEQDAAPATT; encoded by the coding sequence ATCATTCGCGAACAGAGAAACAACAGCCGGGGTCCCAACAGGGACCAGAGAACCAACCGCCGCATCCGCGCGCGGGAAGTCCGTGTCGTGGGCTCCGATGGTTCGCAGCTCGGGGTCATGACCATCGAGGCAGCGCTGGAGCGTGCACGCTCCGAGTCGCTCGACCTGGTTGAAGTCAGCCCCATGGCCAAGCCGCCAGTCTGCAAGATCATGGACTACGGCAAGTTCAAGTACGAGGAGAAGAAGAAGGCCTCGGACGCGAAGCGCACGCAGGTGGTCATCCAGCTCAAGGAAGTGAAGCTCCGTCCCAAGACGGAGGAGCACGACTACGAGTTCAAGGTGCGCAACACCCGCCGGTTCATCGAAGAGGGCAACAAGGCCAAGGTCGTCATCCAGTTCCGCGGGCGTGAAATCACGCACAAGGAGTTGGGCAGCGCCATCCTCGATGACGTCATCAAGGACCTGAAGGACGTGGCCGTGGCGGAGCAGCTTCCGCGCATGGAAGGCCGTCAGATGTTCATGATCCTCGCCCCCACGGCGAAGGTCGCGCAGAAGGCGCGCGAGCAGGCGCGGCAGGCCGCCGCGGCCGCCCGCAAGTCCCCGCCCCCGGGCGCGGGCAAGAAGCCCCAGGCGGCCAGCGGTGCCCCGAACGCGGACGGTGCCAACACGGCCCCGGTCGAGTCCGATGGCGCCAGCGACGCGGACGACACGGACAGCGACGAGCAGGACGCCGCGCCCGCGACGACGTAG
- a CDS encoding S1 family peptidase — MAKRSTTSARDPTGCRPPRGVALAALLLPACLPSASPADATPPGGSRAWGIVQGTDAPGDAAAVALVARRARCGGEAPVLLCSGALIAPDVVLTAAHCLAAFGEAGPYEVFLGPTLLPVPGPGGRFVRVTRARAHPGYVPATHAWDAALLRLAVPVTDVAPFRLPGGGDAPVAPGDTVRAVGYGDTKDANRSSGQRRQGHLQVTAVTGNAFQAGPAPAMSCVGDSGGPVLGGPAGNERLWGLTVSGDVACHAEAVQIRVDALADFLGPFLEETPAPAPAAPLPLDALCQEDCVDDADCPAGLLCVAAGEDPARCLLPSLQAGTFGAACTEDAACGAQGVCARLEVEGDDACRCFTPCEPTVDPSTPGDPNPGGRGGCASSPGALGATLAALLGLLLRQPQRRIPGRRFSS; from the coding sequence ATGGCGAAACGGTCCACCACGTCCGCCCGGGACCCGACAGGATGCCGACCCCCGAGGGGGGTTGCGCTCGCCGCCCTCCTCCTGCCCGCCTGCCTGCCCTCCGCCAGCCCGGCGGACGCCACCCCACCGGGGGGCTCCCGGGCATGGGGCATCGTCCAGGGGACGGACGCGCCCGGGGACGCGGCGGCCGTGGCGCTGGTGGCCCGCCGTGCGCGCTGCGGGGGAGAGGCCCCGGTGCTCCTGTGCTCCGGGGCCCTCATCGCCCCGGACGTGGTGCTGACGGCGGCGCACTGCCTGGCGGCCTTCGGGGAGGCGGGCCCCTATGAGGTCTTCCTGGGGCCCACCCTGCTCCCGGTGCCAGGGCCCGGAGGGCGGTTCGTGCGCGTCACCCGCGCGCGGGCCCACCCCGGCTACGTCCCGGCCACGCACGCCTGGGACGCGGCCCTCCTGCGGCTGGCGGTGCCGGTGACGGACGTCGCGCCCTTCCGTTTGCCCGGCGGAGGCGACGCCCCGGTGGCCCCGGGCGACACCGTGCGGGCGGTGGGCTACGGGGACACGAAGGACGCCAACCGCTCCTCGGGGCAGCGGCGCCAGGGGCACCTCCAGGTGACGGCCGTGACGGGCAACGCCTTCCAGGCCGGCCCCGCCCCGGCCATGAGCTGCGTGGGCGACAGCGGGGGCCCGGTGCTGGGGGGCCCTGCGGGGAACGAACGGCTGTGGGGCCTGACCGTGAGCGGGGACGTGGCCTGTCATGCGGAGGCGGTCCAGATCCGGGTGGATGCCCTGGCGGACTTCCTGGGCCCCTTCCTGGAAGAAACGCCGGCGCCCGCTCCCGCCGCGCCCCTGCCCCTGGACGCCCTCTGTCAGGAGGACTGCGTCGACGACGCGGACTGCCCCGCGGGCCTGCTCTGCGTCGCCGCCGGGGAGGACCCCGCCCGGTGCCTCCTGCCCTCGCTCCAGGCGGGGACCTTCGGGGCGGCGTGCACGGAGGACGCCGCGTGCGGTGCCCAGGGGGTGTGCGCCCGGCTGGAGGTGGAGGGCGACGACGCCTGCCGCTGCTTCACCCCCTGCGAGCCGACAGTGGACCCGTCAACACCTGGGGACCCGAACCCCGGCGGAAGAGGCGGGTGCGCCAGCAGCCCGGGCGCCCTGGGCGCTACACTCGCTGCCCTGCTGGGGCTTCTCTTGCGACAGCCCCAGCGGAGGATTCCAGGACGTCGGTTCAGCTCATGA
- a CDS encoding transglycosylase SLT domain-containing protein has product MSDYRIKSGDTLSGLAKRFNTDVDSLMKANPNITNKDLIYADANLNIPGSKDEFQAQGVRNGPNLTGGADPAQGAQSVGDVPPGQVGDWIKQAMDILKANGVPTDKMNAQDIAKIIEHESSGNPNAINLWDSNAQQGTPSIGLMQTIQPTFDSYKLPGHDNIRNPVDNIIAGVRYSIERYGSTSNVPGIQGLNNGSGYVGY; this is encoded by the coding sequence ATGAGCGACTACCGGATCAAGTCGGGTGACACGCTGAGCGGGCTCGCGAAGCGCTTCAACACGGATGTGGATTCGCTGATGAAGGCGAACCCCAACATCACCAACAAGGACCTCATCTACGCGGACGCGAACCTCAACATCCCGGGCAGCAAGGATGAGTTCCAGGCGCAGGGCGTCCGCAACGGCCCGAACCTGACGGGCGGCGCGGACCCGGCGCAGGGCGCGCAGTCCGTGGGCGACGTGCCCCCGGGCCAGGTCGGTGATTGGATCAAGCAGGCCATGGACATCCTCAAGGCCAACGGCGTCCCCACGGACAAGATGAACGCGCAGGACATCGCGAAGATCATCGAGCACGAGTCCAGCGGCAACCCGAACGCCATCAACCTCTGGGACTCCAACGCGCAGCAGGGCACGCCCTCCATCGGCCTGATGCAGACCATCCAGCCGACGTTCGATTCGTACAAGCTCCCCGGCCACGACAACATCCGCAACCCGGTGGACAACATCATCGCCGGCGTCCGCTACTCCATCGAGCGCTACGGCTCCACGTCCAACGTCCCCGGCATCCAGGGCCTGAACAACGGCAGCGGCTACGTCGGTTACTGA
- a CDS encoding DUF2267 domain-containing protein: MAQAHENETDKQDRHERRHEAHVRATYAAFIRHLCELSALPPALAECAAVSVLGALERRLMPDGARNLESQLPRLLVAFLPPAEERPPRTRRFGREALVESVAEDLQMPVERAELVVRSVLRAFQDQISEGEADKVASNLPADLQALWRLTQ; encoded by the coding sequence ATGGCCCAGGCCCACGAGAACGAAACCGACAAGCAGGACCGGCACGAGCGGCGGCACGAGGCCCACGTGCGCGCCACCTACGCGGCGTTCATCCGCCACCTGTGCGAGCTGAGCGCGCTGCCCCCCGCCCTGGCGGAGTGCGCCGCCGTGTCCGTGCTGGGCGCGCTGGAGCGCCGCCTCATGCCGGACGGGGCGCGCAACCTGGAGTCGCAGCTGCCGCGCCTGCTGGTGGCCTTCCTGCCTCCCGCGGAGGAGCGTCCCCCGCGCACCCGGCGCTTCGGCCGCGAGGCGCTGGTGGAGTCGGTGGCGGAGGATCTCCAGATGCCGGTGGAGCGTGCGGAGCTGGTGGTGCGCTCGGTGCTGCGCGCGTTCCAGGACCAGATTTCAGAGGGCGAGGCCGACAAGGTGGCCAGCAACCTCCCGGCGGACCTGCAGGCCCTCTGGCGCCTCACGCAGTAG
- a CDS encoding HAD-IG family 5'-nucleotidase — MSPHLFGPPPERGLFCNRTLNMRAIKAVGYDMDYTLIHYRVEAWERRAYEYIRDRLVEQGWPVADLTFDPMLAIRGLIIDTAKGNLLKANRFGFVKKALHGSKAMGFDAQRDAYNRTVIDLADRRWVFLNTLFSLSEACIYAQLVDRLDAGQLPGPMGYADLYEHVRKNLDATHMQGRLKAEIIADPERYVLDDPETPLALLDQKNAGKKLLLITNSEWAYTEPMMHFAFDRHLPDGMTWRQLFDVVIVSARKPEFFTTRSTLFEVVEANGEALLRPHSGPLDKNTPYFGGSALELERHLGLSGDEILYVGDHMFGDVHVSKNVLRWRTALILRELEDEVRAIAAFRATEVRIGERMLKKEQLEAESCQVRLELQRRRHQYGPRTDATEGELVTRLTELRAAQEALDAELGPMARAASELSNPHWGLLTRAGNDKSHLARQVERYADIYTSRVSNFLFATPFVYLRSPRGSLPHDPSLPGGTPVFTTGDGAGAGPQE; from the coding sequence ATGAGTCCTCACCTCTTCGGTCCTCCGCCCGAGCGCGGCCTGTTCTGCAACCGCACCCTCAACATGCGCGCCATCAAGGCCGTGGGCTACGACATGGACTACACGCTCATCCACTACCGCGTGGAGGCGTGGGAACGCCGCGCCTACGAATACATTCGCGACCGTCTGGTGGAGCAGGGCTGGCCCGTGGCCGACCTGACGTTCGACCCGATGCTCGCCATCCGCGGCCTCATCATCGACACCGCCAAGGGCAACCTGCTCAAGGCCAACCGCTTCGGCTTCGTGAAGAAGGCGCTCCACGGCAGCAAGGCCATGGGCTTCGACGCGCAGCGCGACGCCTACAACCGCACCGTCATCGACCTGGCGGACCGCCGCTGGGTGTTCCTCAACACGCTCTTCTCCCTCTCCGAGGCCTGCATCTACGCGCAGCTCGTGGACCGCCTGGACGCGGGCCAGCTCCCGGGCCCCATGGGCTACGCGGACCTCTATGAGCACGTCCGCAAGAACCTGGACGCCACGCACATGCAGGGGCGCCTCAAGGCGGAGATCATCGCGGACCCCGAGCGCTACGTGCTGGACGACCCGGAGACGCCGCTCGCGCTGCTGGACCAGAAGAACGCCGGCAAGAAGCTGCTGCTCATCACCAACAGCGAGTGGGCCTACACCGAGCCCATGATGCACTTCGCCTTCGACCGGCACCTGCCCGACGGCATGACCTGGCGCCAGCTCTTCGACGTCGTCATCGTCAGCGCGCGCAAGCCGGAGTTCTTCACCACCCGCTCCACCCTCTTCGAGGTCGTGGAGGCCAATGGCGAGGCGCTGCTGCGTCCGCACTCCGGACCGCTCGACAAGAACACGCCCTACTTCGGCGGCAGCGCGCTGGAGCTGGAGCGCCACCTGGGCCTGTCCGGCGATGAAATCCTCTACGTGGGCGACCACATGTTCGGCGACGTCCACGTCTCCAAGAACGTGCTGCGCTGGCGCACCGCGCTCATCCTGCGCGAGCTGGAGGACGAGGTGCGCGCCATCGCCGCCTTCCGCGCCACCGAGGTGCGCATCGGAGAGCGCATGCTCAAGAAAGAGCAGCTGGAGGCGGAGAGCTGCCAGGTCCGCCTGGAGCTGCAGCGCCGCCGCCACCAGTACGGCCCGCGCACCGACGCCACGGAGGGCGAGCTGGTGACGCGCCTCACCGAGCTGCGCGCCGCGCAGGAGGCGCTGGACGCGGAGCTGGGCCCCATGGCGCGGGCCGCCAGCGAGCTGTCCAACCCGCACTGGGGCCTGCTCACCCGCGCCGGCAACGACAAGAGCCACCTGGCGCGGCAGGTGGAGCGCTACGCGGACATCTACACGTCGCGCGTGAGCAACTTCCTCTTCGCGACCCCGTTCGTCTACCTGCGCAGCCCGCGCGGCAGCCTCCCGCACGACCCCAGCCTCCCGGGCGGCACCCCGGTGTTCACCACCGGCGACGGCGCGGGCGCCGGCCCCCAGGAGTAG
- a CDS encoding SRPBCC family protein gives MSGMTRRWSWAMAVAALWVSGVAGAEEWETVATTPFVVKVRPRPGTKAKDVWAEGELKASAAQVQAALEDAESYRLWMPYVKESRVVRPTDDGGRLTYTRLDLPVVSSRDYISRVVTESKVAPDGTGVYQQRWQAEPDAFPARRDVVRLRLNEGSWKVEPKGEGASWAVYRFTVDPAGSIPGFLANVGQKDAVVETLRAVEKRAKSLSVESAAK, from the coding sequence ATGTCGGGAATGACGCGGCGGTGGAGCTGGGCCATGGCGGTGGCGGCGCTGTGGGTGTCGGGCGTGGCGGGGGCGGAGGAATGGGAGACGGTGGCCACGACGCCGTTCGTGGTGAAGGTGCGTCCCCGGCCCGGGACCAAGGCGAAGGACGTGTGGGCGGAAGGCGAGCTGAAGGCCAGCGCCGCGCAGGTGCAGGCGGCGCTGGAGGACGCGGAGTCCTACCGGCTGTGGATGCCCTACGTGAAGGAGTCGCGGGTGGTGCGGCCGACGGACGACGGCGGGCGGCTCACGTACACGCGCCTGGACCTGCCGGTGGTGTCCTCGCGCGACTACATCTCACGGGTGGTCACGGAGTCGAAGGTCGCGCCGGATGGCACGGGCGTCTACCAGCAGCGCTGGCAGGCGGAGCCGGACGCGTTCCCGGCGCGGCGCGACGTGGTGCGCCTGCGGTTGAACGAGGGCAGCTGGAAGGTGGAGCCGAAGGGCGAGGGCGCCTCCTGGGCGGTCTACCGGTTCACGGTGGATCCCGCGGGGTCCATCCCGGGGTTCCTGGCCAACGTGGGGCAGAAGGACGCGGTGGTGGAGACGCTGCGCGCGGTGGAGAAGCGGGCGAAGTCGCTGTCCGTGGAGTCCGCCGCGAAGTAG
- a CDS encoding DUF2381 family protein, protein MLLFLLPLLALTGDGTPEASAAQPRLTCDTPAELTALLANGVLDQRGLVGLRLHLPGLPGHAAESLAAWSFRGKSRVALLIQLPEAVLPASRMVRATLRASSPRSELKVLGVLQLAPTPTEPDTRVVVEAEAEFRDAHGVYTLELQDAEGQRILVLTRVRFPPL, encoded by the coding sequence GTGCTCCTTTTCCTTCTCCCGCTCCTCGCGCTCACGGGCGACGGGACTCCCGAGGCCTCCGCGGCGCAGCCACGCCTCACGTGTGACACTCCCGCGGAGCTGACCGCACTGCTGGCCAACGGGGTGTTGGATCAACGCGGGCTCGTGGGGCTGCGCCTCCATCTCCCAGGCCTTCCCGGGCACGCCGCGGAGTCCCTGGCGGCGTGGAGCTTCCGCGGCAAGAGCCGGGTCGCCCTGCTCATCCAACTTCCCGAGGCGGTGTTGCCCGCGAGCAGGATGGTCCGTGCCACCCTCCGCGCCTCGAGCCCGCGGTCCGAGCTGAAGGTCCTCGGCGTCCTTCAGCTGGCGCCGACGCCCACGGAGCCCGACACACGCGTCGTGGTGGAAGCGGAAGCGGAGTTCCGAGACGCCCATGGCGTCTACACCCTGGAGCTGCAGGACGCGGAGGGCCAACGCATCCTGGTGCTCACCCGGGTGCGGTTTCCGCCGCTTTGA
- a CDS encoding serine/threonine protein kinase: MTPEASQVFPGALQPGVLVGRWRVLGTLGVGGYGAVYRVEPLEEPGRMFALKLSLHPEPARALREMALLLDRAWHPNVVRVHAVGRWPDPVEGLPYFVMDCVEGLALHGWAEAENPTFRQLALVGGSVAMTLGVLHARGVLHRDLKPEHILVRARGNVPVLIDFGAGDQAGATTLTTTTLPPGTLHLRSPEAIRFQQLHWRQPELRYPSSAADDLYALGVCLYRAATGHYPFSPELTPELLTVAITERLPPSPRDINPQVPEPLARAILRLLEKEPEERPRTGEAAHSELMRGLLSSGAEAFEARLFDEVPGTPNQIQRPAWPTRPYVKSAPRPRTTPVPPARGRWPAWGWVGLAVGLGLLVAGPRTWEVLLRGWTRHPTPQVIESESSSTGHKLASAPDRPHSVPVAAPQPPGPPPATVASVAAPPEEHATVTPKPPAPSSPKPSRPLKAAALASCMGVACASGAPYVDRPTPPAEDCPEVAIATMRKLNIYDFQWGGRFIYRSDDEFVTVREGRANVYSTNSQGLARRASMFSGNIYIGAQRVYGRFTQLRMKDDDEIYPVCIELWTLEDRQRGVPRNKGGDENTAIVTNDVSIQAVTRFE, translated from the coding sequence ATGACTCCTGAAGCGTCACAAGTCTTTCCCGGGGCGCTCCAGCCGGGTGTGCTGGTGGGGCGCTGGCGGGTGCTGGGGACACTGGGAGTGGGCGGATACGGAGCGGTCTACCGGGTGGAGCCGCTGGAGGAGCCAGGGAGGATGTTCGCGCTCAAGCTCTCGCTGCATCCGGAGCCTGCGCGGGCGTTGAGGGAGATGGCGCTGCTGCTGGACCGGGCATGGCATCCGAACGTCGTGCGGGTGCATGCGGTGGGGCGGTGGCCTGACCCGGTGGAGGGACTGCCCTACTTCGTCATGGACTGCGTGGAGGGGCTGGCGCTCCACGGCTGGGCGGAGGCGGAGAACCCCACCTTCCGGCAGCTGGCGCTGGTGGGGGGCTCGGTGGCGATGACGCTGGGCGTGTTGCATGCCCGGGGCGTGCTGCACCGCGACCTGAAGCCGGAGCACATCCTGGTGCGCGCGCGGGGCAACGTGCCGGTGTTGATCGACTTCGGCGCGGGGGACCAGGCGGGGGCCACCACGCTCACGACCACCACCCTGCCCCCGGGCACGCTGCACCTGCGCAGCCCGGAGGCCATCCGCTTCCAGCAGCTCCACTGGCGGCAGCCCGAGCTGCGCTATCCGTCCTCCGCGGCGGATGACCTGTATGCCCTGGGCGTGTGCCTGTATCGCGCGGCCACGGGGCACTATCCGTTCTCACCGGAGCTGACGCCGGAGCTGCTCACGGTGGCCATCACGGAGCGGCTGCCGCCCTCTCCCCGGGACATCAACCCGCAGGTGCCGGAGCCGCTGGCCCGGGCCATCCTGCGGCTGCTGGAGAAGGAGCCCGAGGAGCGGCCCCGCACGGGAGAGGCCGCGCATTCGGAGCTCATGCGGGGGTTGCTCTCCAGCGGGGCGGAGGCGTTCGAGGCACGCCTGTTCGATGAGGTCCCCGGCACGCCCAACCAGATCCAGCGTCCGGCCTGGCCCACGCGGCCCTACGTGAAGTCAGCGCCCCGGCCGCGGACAACTCCCGTGCCCCCCGCGCGGGGCCGGTGGCCGGCGTGGGGTTGGGTGGGATTGGCGGTGGGCCTGGGGCTGCTGGTCGCGGGGCCGAGGACCTGGGAGGTCCTGCTGCGCGGCTGGACTCGCCATCCAACCCCACAGGTCATTGAGAGTGAATCCTCCTCCACTGGTCATAAACTGGCCAGCGCGCCGGACCGCCCGCACAGTGTTCCTGTCGCCGCCCCGCAGCCTCCGGGGCCTCCACCGGCGACCGTCGCCTCCGTGGCGGCGCCTCCCGAGGAACACGCCACCGTGACCCCCAAGCCCCCTGCTCCGTCTTCCCCGAAGCCCAGCCGTCCCCTCAAGGCCGCCGCGCTCGCGTCGTGCATGGGCGTGGCGTGCGCCAGCGGCGCGCCCTACGTGGATCGCCCCACGCCCCCAGCCGAGGACTGCCCCGAGGTCGCCATCGCGACCATGCGGAAGCTGAACATCTATGACTTCCAGTGGGGTGGGCGGTTCATCTACAGATCCGACGACGAGTTCGTGACGGTTCGCGAGGGACGGGCCAACGTCTATTCGACGAACAGCCAAGGGTTGGCGAGGCGGGCCTCCATGTTCAGCGGGAACATCTACATCGGCGCCCAGCGGGTCTACGGCCGCTTCACCCAGCTCCGCATGAAGGATGACGATGAGATCTATCCGGTCTGCATCGAGCTCTGGACCCTGGAGGACCGTCAGCGCGGTGTGCCTCGGAACAAGGGAGGAGACGAGAACACCGCCATCGTCACCAATGACGTCTCCATCCAGGCCGTGACTCGGTTTGAATGA
- the map gene encoding type I methionyl aminopeptidase, translating into MTTATPRTAPAVLPGPNDACWCGSGSKYKKCHRGADTVEARKKGTDTAARKGVRPGLVSPRRVVPLTIGRPDYADSVSGRPSRSRNEPDVKSPDVIARMRRACQAAAQVLVETAQHVRVGITTDELDAIAHEAYLKRGGYPSTLNYHRFPKSLCTSVNEVICHGIPDSRALEDGDIVNLDITIYLDGVHGDCSATYLVGNVEPQHQRLVQIARECLDIGIAAVKPGRPISDIGRAVEAHAVKNGTSVVRAYCGHGIGETFHTSLQVPHYYEPEADTVMQPGMIFTVEPMINQGHWDHRTWNDDWTVVTADGMRSAQFEHTLLVTDTGAEILTLP; encoded by the coding sequence ATGACCACCGCTACCCCTCGAACCGCCCCCGCCGTCCTGCCCGGGCCCAATGACGCCTGCTGGTGCGGCAGTGGCTCCAAGTACAAGAAGTGCCACCGCGGCGCCGACACCGTGGAGGCCCGCAAGAAGGGCACGGACACCGCCGCCCGCAAGGGCGTCCGCCCCGGGCTCGTCAGCCCGCGCCGCGTCGTGCCGCTGACCATTGGCCGGCCGGACTACGCGGACTCCGTCAGCGGCCGGCCCTCGCGCTCGCGGAACGAACCGGACGTGAAGTCGCCGGACGTCATCGCCCGCATGCGCCGCGCCTGTCAGGCCGCCGCCCAGGTGCTGGTGGAGACCGCCCAGCACGTGCGCGTGGGCATCACGACCGACGAGCTGGACGCCATCGCCCACGAGGCCTACCTCAAGCGCGGCGGCTACCCCAGCACGCTCAACTACCACCGCTTCCCCAAGTCGCTCTGCACCTCCGTCAACGAGGTCATCTGTCACGGCATCCCGGACAGCCGCGCCCTGGAGGACGGGGACATCGTCAACCTGGACATCACCATCTACCTGGATGGCGTCCACGGCGACTGCTCGGCCACGTACCTGGTCGGCAACGTGGAGCCGCAGCACCAGCGGCTGGTGCAGATCGCCAGGGAGTGCCTGGACATCGGCATCGCGGCCGTGAAGCCCGGCCGCCCCATCAGCGACATTGGCCGCGCGGTGGAGGCCCACGCCGTCAAGAACGGCACCAGCGTCGTGCGCGCCTACTGCGGCCACGGCATCGGGGAGACCTTCCACACCTCGCTCCAGGTCCCGCACTACTACGAGCCGGAGGCCGACACGGTGATGCAGCCGGGGATGATCTTCACCGTCGAGCCGATGATCAACCAGGGCCACTGGGACCACCGCACCTGGAACGACGACTGGACCGTCGTCACCGCGGACGGGATGCGCAGCGCCCAGTTCGAGCACACCCTGCTCGTCACCGACACGGGCGCGGAGATCCTCACCTTGCCGTGA